The following coding sequences lie in one Arachis ipaensis cultivar K30076 chromosome B03, Araip1.1, whole genome shotgun sequence genomic window:
- the LOC107630063 gene encoding CMP-sialic acid transporter 1, giving the protein MQWYFVAVLLTVLTSSQGILTTLSQSNGKYKYDYATVPFLAEVFKLAVSSFFLWRECKKSPLPKMTTEWRTVIFYPIPSIIYLIHNNVQFATLTYVDTSTYQIMGNLKIVTTGILFRLFLGRKLSNLQWMAIVLLAVGTTTSQVRGCGEASCDSLFSAPIQGYMLGVLSACLSALAGIYTEFLMKKNNDSLYWQNIQLYTFGTIFNMARLALDDFRGGFENGPWWQRIFNGYTITTWMVVLNLGSTGLLVSWLMKHADNIVKVYSTSMAMLLTMIISIFLFNFKPTLQLFLGIIICMMSLHMYFAPSNMLVDMPVTVKPDEEREKLIEVSVDRRAHS; this is encoded by the exons ATGCAGTGGTACTTTGTCGCTGTGCTCCTCACCGTTCTGACCAGTTCTCAG GGAATATTGACAACCCTCTCGCAAAGTAACGGAAAGTATAAGTATGATTATGCCACTGTCCCATTTCTTGCTGAGGTTTTCAAG CTTGCGGTGTCAAGTTTCTTTCTATGGAGGGAATGTAAAAAGTCACCTCTGCCAAAGATGACAACTGAGTGGAGAACAGTGATTTTTTACCCCATTCCTTCAATTATATATCTGATCCACAACAATGTGCAGTTTGCTACCCTCACATATGTTGACACTTCCACCTACCAGATAATGGGCAATCTAAAGATTGTGACCACTGGAATACTATTCAG GTTGTTCTTAGGGAGGAAGCTTTCGAACTTGCAGTGGATGGCCATCGTGCTGTTGGCTGTTGGGACAACCACAAGCCAG GTTAGGGGCTGTGGAGAGGCTTCATGTGATTCACTATTCTCAGCACCAATACAGGGTTACATGTTAGGAGTTCTGTCAGCTTGTCTCTCAGCTTTAGCTGGAATTTATACTGAGTTCTTGATGAAGAAAAACAATGATAGCTTATACTGGCAGAATATACAGTTGTACAC GTTTGGTACAATCTTCAATATGGCACGACTTGCTTTGGATGATTTTAGAGGTGGATTTGAAAATGGACCCTGGTGGCAACGTATATTCAATGGATACACTATCACTACTTGGATGGTGGTATTAAATCTAGGGTCTACTGGCCTTTTGGTTTCCTGGTTGATGAAACATGCTGACAATATTGTTAAG GTATATTCTACATCAATGGCAATGCTTCTGACAATGATAATATCAATATTCCTATTCAACTTCAAACCTACATTGCAG CTTTTCTTGGGTATTATTATTTGTATGATGTCTCTACACATGTATTTTGCCCCATCAAATATGCTAGTAGATATGCCAGTAACAGTTAAACCGGATGAAGAGAGGGAGAAGCTTATTGAAGTGTCTGTTGATCGAAGAGCACATTCATGA
- the LOC107634316 gene encoding cytochrome P450 703A2 yields MVLPIFFSTLLIGGLLASKLIWQWFIQKILSLHNKHPKLPPGPPRLPIVGNLLQLGQLPHRDLASLCDKYGPLVYLKLGNIDAITTNDPDIIREILVRQDDVFASRPHTLAAVHLAYGCGDVALAPLGPHWKRMRRICMEHLLTTKRLESFSKHRQDEANHLVKDVWAKAQTGKPINLREVLGAFSMNNVTRMLLGKQYFGSKSAGPQEAMDFMHITHELFWLLGVIYLGDYLPIWRWVDPYQCERKMKEVEKKVDDFHTKIIEEHRKARIEKKKKNNNMGIEDDEEMDFVDILLSLPGEDGKACLDDTEIKALIQDMIAAATDTSAVTNEWAMAEVIKHTHVLRKIQEELDIVVGPNRMVMESDLVHLNYLRCVVRETFRMHPAGPFLIPHESLRDTTINGFDIPAKTRVFINTHGLGRNTKIWDTVEEFRPERHLLVDGSRVEISHGVDFKILPFSAGKRKCPGAPLGVTLVLMALARLFHCFDWAPPRGLNPQDIDTREVYGMTMPKVEPLIAFASPRLPKHLYD; encoded by the exons ATGGTTTTGCCCATATTTTTCTCAACCTTACTCATAGGAGGACTACTAGCCTCTAAACTCATTTGGCAATGGttcatacaaaaaattttatCTTTGCATAATAAGCACCCCAAACTCCCTCCTGGCCCACCAAGGTTGCCAATCGTTGGCAATCTTCTCCAATTAGGGCAACTTCCACATAGAGATTTAGCATCTTTATGCGATAAATATGGACCCTTAGTTTATCTTAAATTGGGTAACATTGATGCAATTACTACTAATGATCCTGATATCATACGCGAAATACTTGTTCGCCAAGATGATGTTTTTGCCTCTCGTCCACACACTCTTGCCGCTGTTCATTTAGCCTATGGGTGTGGGGACGTTGCATTGGCCCCTTTAGGCCCACATTGGAAGCGAATGAGAAGAATTTGCATGGAACATTTGTTAACCACAAAGAGACTTGAATCCTTCTCAAAACATCGTCAAGATGAAGCTAACCACCTTGTTAAGGATGTTTGGGCTAAAGCCCAAACCGGAAAGCCCATTAACTTGAGAGAAGTGTTGGGTGCATTTTCAATGAACAATGTCACTAGAATGTTGCTAGGAAAGCAATATTTTGGATCTAAATCAGCAGGCCCACAAGAGGCTATGGATTTCATGCACATAACCCATGAATTGTTTTGGTTATTGGGTGTCATATACTTGGGTGACTACTTGCCAATTTGGAGGTGGGTGGATCCTTATCAATGTGAAAGGAAAATGAAGGAAGTGGAAAAGAAAGTGGATGATTTTCACACCAAAATTATTGAAGAACATAGAAAAgcaagaattgagaagaagaagaagaataataatatgggaatagaagatgatgaagaaatgGATTTTGTGGATATTTTACTATCACTGCCAGGCGAAGATGGAAAAGCGTGTTTGGATGATACAGAAATCAAAGCTTTGATTCAG GATATGATAGCTGCAGCAACAGATACTTCGGCGGTGACGAATGAATGGGCAATGGCTGAGGTAATCAAACATACCCATGTCCTTCGTAAAATTCAAGAAGAGCTTGATATAGTAGTGGGTCCCAATAGAATGGTGATGGAATCTGATTTAGTCCACCTTAATTACCTGCGATGCGTTGTACGTGAAACATTTCGGATGCACCCAGCAGGGCCTTTCCTCATTCCACATGAATCTCTTCGTGACACCACCATCAACGGCTTTGATATACCTGCAAAGACACGTGTCTTCATCAACACCCATGGTTTGGGGCGTAACACTAAGATTTGGGACACTGTGGAGGAGTTTAGGCCCGAAAGGCACTTGCTAGTTGACGGGAGTAGGGTTGAGATTAGCCATGGAGTAGATTTCAAAATACTACCCTTTAGTGCTGGAAAAAGGAAATGTCCCGGTGCACCACTTGGAGTCACCTTGGTTTTAATGGCTTTGGCTCGACTTTTTCATTGCTTCGATTGGGCTCCGCCACGTGGCTTAAATCCTCAAGATATTGATACAAGGGAAGTCTATGGAATGACCATGCCTAAGGTTGAGCCCTTGATTGCTTTTGCTAGTCCACGGttaccaaaacatttgtatgattAA
- the LOC107630062 gene encoding ubiquitin-conjugating enzyme E2 35, translating into MANSNLPRRIIKETQRLLSEPAPGISASPSEDNMRYFNVMILGPTQSPYEGGVFKLELFLPEEYPMAAPKVRFLTKIYHPNIDKLGRICLDILKDKWSPALQIRTVLLSIQALLSAPNPDDPLSENIAKHWKSNEAEAVETAKEWTRLYASGA; encoded by the exons AGTAATCTCCCTCGAAGAATCATCAAG GAAACGCAGCGTTTGCTCAGTGAGCCAg CACCGGGAATTAGTGCTTCCCCTTCGGAAGATAATATGCGATATTTCAATGTCATGATCCTCGGGCCGACCCAGTCACCGTACGAAG GTGGAGTCTTCAAATTAGAGCTATTTTTGCCAGAAGAATATCCAATGGCTGCTCCAAAG GTTAGGTTTCTGACGAAAATATATCACCCAAACATTGACAAG CTTGGCAGGATATGTCTTGATATTCTTAAAGATAAGTGGAGTCCTGCCCTTCAGATACGCACCGTTCTTTTGAG TATTCAGGCTCTTTTGAGTGCACCAAACCCGGACGATCCACTTTCTGAGAATATTGCAAAGCACTGGAAATCAAATGAGGCCGAGGCTGTTGAAACAG CAAAGGAATGGACTCGATTATATGCAAGCGGTGCCTGA